In Candidatus Poribacteria bacterium, the genomic stretch TTGCCCGTGAGGGTGCGCGTGTTGCCGTTGTAGATAGGCGGGAGGCACCCCTCCGCGGCAAATATCACGAAACCGATGTCACAACACCAACCGTCGCAGAGATCGAAAAACTCGGTGCCCAGGGTATCTTCCTCCAAACCGATGTCGCTGACGAATCGCAGGTCGCTGACGCAATCCAGCAGACTGTCGAACACTTTGGTGGACTCGATATTCTCGTCAATAATGCAGGTATCCACATCCCGGGTGGCGCGCAAGAAATCTCTATCGCTGACTGGGACAAGGTTGTTGGTGTCAACCTCCGCGGCGTTTTCGTCGCGACGAAACTCGCAATTCCACACCTAAAGCAATCGAAATTTGGAAGGATAATCCAGATTGCTTCTGTCCATGCCTACGGAGGCGGCGCGGGACCTGCGTATGCCCCCGCGAAAGCCGCACTCGTCAACATGGTCCGAGATACGGCGTTAGAAATCGGGGAATTCGGTATAACCGTCAATGCCATCTGCCCCGGTTATATTGAGACGGCAATCCAAGATTACCTCACCCCTGAACAGATAGAAGAAGCATTGGAAAAGACAGCCCTGCCGCGTTTTGGTCTACCAAGAGACATCGGACGTGCCTGTGTCTTTCTCGCCTCCGACGATGCGGAATGGGTCACCGGTGCTTCTCTGCTCGTTGATGGTGGATTCGCCGCAGGCGTTTAGAAAAACTGTATTTCTTCTGTAGGAGCGAGTTTTACTCGCGACTGTTATAGGTGTATGACTAAAAACTAAAAAGGCTTAGCAACACATGCAAACAAACCCATGGGGAACAATCCGTTTTACAGATAAA encodes the following:
- a CDS encoding glucose 1-dehydrogenase, giving the protein MLLKDRVCIVTGGSSGIGRGIALEFAREGARVAVVDRREAPLRGKYHETDVTTPTVAEIEKLGAQGIFLQTDVADESQVADAIQQTVEHFGGLDILVNNAGIHIPGGAQEISIADWDKVVGVNLRGVFVATKLAIPHLKQSKFGRIIQIASVHAYGGGAGPAYAPAKAALVNMVRDTALEIGEFGITVNAICPGYIETAIQDYLTPEQIEEALEKTALPRFGLPRDIGRACVFLASDDAEWVTGASLLVDGGFAAGV